From one Pseudomonas fluorescens genomic stretch:
- a CDS encoding amino acid permease, with amino-acid sequence MSGQNTHSGELKRGLKNRHIQLIALGGAIGTGLFLGSAGVMKSAGPSMILGYAICGFIAFMIMRQLGEMIVEEPVAGSFSHFAHKYWGGFAGFLSGWNCWMLYILVGMSELTAVGKYVHYWWPEIPTWASAAAFFILINAINLANVKVFGEAEFWFAIIKVLAIVGMIALGSWMLVSGSGGPQASVSNLWEHGGFFPNGVSGLVMALAIIMFSFGGLEMLGFTAAEADKPKTVIPKAINQVIYRILIFYIGALVVLLSLTPWDSLVTSLDAAGGTYGASPFVQVFSLLGSDVAAHILNFVVLTAALSVYNSGTYCNARMLYGMAEQGDAPAGLAKIDKRGVPVRSILASAAVTLVAVVLNYFIPQHALELLMSLVVATLVINWAMISYSHLKFRQHLDRTGQTPLFKALWYPYGNYICLGFVVLILGIMLMIPGIQVSVYAIPVWLLVMGVCYSLKTNRSKNLEAVAASSLKR; translated from the coding sequence ATGAGTGGACAAAACACACATTCAGGCGAGCTGAAACGCGGCCTGAAAAATCGCCACATTCAGTTGATCGCCCTGGGCGGTGCAATTGGTACCGGGCTGTTCCTGGGATCGGCCGGGGTGATGAAGTCGGCGGGCCCGTCGATGATTCTCGGCTATGCGATCTGTGGCTTCATCGCCTTCATGATCATGCGCCAGCTTGGCGAGATGATCGTCGAAGAACCGGTAGCCGGTTCTTTCAGTCACTTTGCGCACAAATACTGGGGCGGTTTCGCCGGCTTCCTGTCGGGCTGGAACTGCTGGATGTTGTACATTCTGGTAGGTATGTCGGAGCTGACCGCGGTCGGCAAGTACGTGCACTACTGGTGGCCGGAGATCCCGACCTGGGCCTCGGCAGCCGCCTTCTTCATCCTGATCAACGCGATCAACCTGGCCAACGTCAAAGTGTTTGGCGAGGCCGAGTTCTGGTTTGCGATCATCAAGGTGCTGGCCATCGTCGGCATGATCGCCCTGGGCAGCTGGATGCTGGTCAGCGGCAGCGGCGGCCCGCAAGCGTCGGTGAGCAACCTGTGGGAGCACGGTGGCTTCTTCCCGAATGGGGTCAGCGGCCTGGTGATGGCCCTGGCGATCATCATGTTCTCTTTCGGCGGCCTGGAAATGCTCGGTTTCACCGCAGCTGAAGCCGACAAGCCGAAAACCGTGATCCCCAAAGCGATCAACCAGGTCATCTACCGCATCCTGATTTTCTACATCGGTGCCCTGGTGGTGCTGCTGTCGCTGACCCCATGGGACAGCCTGGTCACCAGCCTCGACGCCGCCGGCGGAACTTACGGCGCCAGCCCGTTCGTCCAGGTGTTCTCGCTGCTGGGCAGTGATGTTGCCGCGCACATCCTCAACTTCGTGGTCCTGACCGCGGCGCTGTCGGTGTACAACAGCGGTACCTACTGCAACGCCCGCATGCTCTACGGCATGGCCGAGCAGGGCGACGCCCCGGCGGGCCTGGCGAAAATCGACAAGCGCGGCGTGCCGGTGCGTTCGATCCTGGCCTCGGCGGCGGTGACCCTGGTTGCCGTGGTACTGAACTACTTCATCCCGCAGCACGCGCTGGAGCTGCTGATGTCGCTGGTAGTAGCCACCCTGGTGATCAACTGGGCGATGATCAGCTACTCGCACCTGAAGTTCCGCCAGCACCTGGACAGGACCGGCCAGACGCCGCTGTTCAAGGCGCTGTGGTACCCCTACGGCAACTACATCTGCCTGGGCTTCGTGGTGCTGATTCTGGGCATCATGCTGATGATTCCGGGCATCCAGGTGTCGGTCTACGCCATTCCGGTCTGGCTGCTGGTGATGGGCGTGTGCTACAGCCTGAAAACCAACCGCAGCAAAAACCTGGAGGCTGTCGCTGCCAGTTCGCTGAAGCGCTAA
- a CDS encoding PHP domain-containing protein, with translation MNVDLHCHSTASDGALSPTALVARAHEHGVRMLSLTDHDTLEGLLEARAATQALGMQWVSGIELSCTWGGATIHVLGYNFPLDAAPLQAAVESLHHGRWLRSEEIDRRLALKGMKGALDGARAIQQELGDSGNAPARPHFAEYLVRAGYVKDRAEAFRKWLGAGKLGDVKLHWPTLEETVQTLRQSDAWVSLAHPMHYDLTRSKRRRLIADYIQAGGQALEVVNGMMPAEQVGTMSILTREFGLLASAGSDFHGPGTWGEIGVYRPLPEDLPPLWRRFKHEQPIAAV, from the coding sequence ATGAATGTTGATCTGCACTGCCACAGTACGGCCTCCGACGGCGCCTTGTCGCCGACGGCTCTGGTTGCCCGGGCCCATGAGCACGGGGTGCGGATGCTCTCGCTGACCGACCATGACACCCTCGAAGGCCTGCTCGAAGCCCGCGCCGCCACCCAGGCCCTGGGCATGCAGTGGGTCAGTGGCATCGAGCTGTCGTGCACCTGGGGTGGCGCGACCATCCACGTGCTGGGCTACAACTTCCCCCTCGATGCCGCGCCGTTGCAGGCCGCCGTCGAGTCGTTGCACCACGGCCGCTGGCTGCGCTCGGAAGAAATCGACCGACGGTTGGCGCTCAAGGGCATGAAAGGCGCGCTGGACGGTGCACGGGCCATTCAGCAGGAGCTGGGCGACAGCGGCAATGCCCCGGCACGGCCGCATTTCGCCGAGTACCTGGTGCGCGCAGGCTACGTAAAAGACCGCGCAGAGGCCTTTCGCAAGTGGCTGGGGGCCGGCAAGCTGGGTGATGTGAAACTGCATTGGCCCACCCTGGAAGAGACCGTCCAGACCCTGCGTCAGTCCGATGCCTGGGTCAGCCTGGCCCATCCGATGCACTACGATTTAACCCGCAGCAAGCGCCGCCGGCTGATTGCCGACTATATTCAAGCAGGCGGCCAGGCACTGGAAGTGGTCAATGGGATGATGCCGGCCGAGCAGGTGGGCACTATGTCCATCCTGACCCGTGAGTTCGGTCTGCTGGCCAGTGCCGGCAGTGACTTCCATGGCCCTGGCACCTGGGGTGAGATCGGTGTCTACCGGCCGTTGCCAGAGGACCTGCCACCGTTGTGGCGCCGATTCAAACATGAGCAGCCTATCGCGGCAGTCTGA
- a CDS encoding L-threonylcarbamoyladenylate synthase, giving the protein MSQFFQIHAENPQPRLIKQAVEIIRKGGVVVYPTDSSYAMGCQIGDKNAIERVRRLRQLDKNHNFTLICCDLSQMGLFAKIDTAIFRLLKAHVPGPYTFILNATREVPRLLLHEKRRTIGLRVPSNPIALALLEELGEPLMSVSLIMPGEDEPMTDPYEIRQALEHHVDLIIDGGFGDLKASTVINLAGDEPEVIRVGCGDPAPFMVEA; this is encoded by the coding sequence GTGAGTCAGTTTTTCCAGATTCATGCGGAAAACCCGCAACCGCGCCTGATCAAACAGGCCGTCGAAATCATTCGCAAGGGCGGTGTGGTGGTCTACCCAACAGACTCCTCCTACGCCATGGGTTGTCAGATCGGCGACAAGAACGCCATTGAGCGGGTGCGTCGCCTGCGTCAACTGGACAAGAACCACAACTTCACCCTGATCTGCTGCGACCTGTCGCAGATGGGCCTGTTCGCCAAGATCGACACCGCGATCTTCCGCCTGCTCAAGGCCCATGTGCCGGGGCCGTATACCTTCATTCTCAACGCCACCCGCGAAGTGCCGCGCCTGCTGTTGCACGAAAAGCGCCGCACCATCGGCTTGCGCGTACCGTCCAACCCGATCGCCCTGGCCCTGCTTGAAGAGCTCGGCGAGCCGCTGATGAGCGTCAGCCTGATCATGCCCGGCGAAGACGAGCCGATGACCGACCCCTACGAGATCCGCCAGGCCCTGGAGCACCACGTCGACCTGATCATCGACGGCGGCTTTGGCGACCTCAAGGCCTCCACCGTGATCAACCTGGCCGGTGACGAGCCGGAAGTGATCCGCGTGGGTTGCGGCGACCCTGCGCCGTTCATGGTCGAAGCGTGA
- a CDS encoding YciI family protein yields MLYAIIATDVADSLENRLAARPAHIERLQQLKEQGRVVLAGPHPAIDSNDPGAAGFSGSLIVAEFDSLSAAQAWADADPYIAAGVYANVIVKPFKQVLP; encoded by the coding sequence ATGCTTTACGCCATCATTGCCACAGACGTAGCCGATTCGCTGGAAAACCGCCTGGCCGCGCGCCCGGCGCATATCGAACGCCTGCAGCAGCTCAAGGAGCAAGGCCGCGTGGTACTGGCTGGCCCGCACCCGGCCATCGACAGCAATGACCCGGGCGCCGCCGGTTTCAGCGGTAGCCTGATCGTCGCCGAATTCGACTCGCTGAGCGCCGCCCAGGCCTGGGCCGATGCCGACCCGTACATCGCCGCCGGCGTCTACGCCAACGTCATCGTCAAGCCGTTCAAGCAAGTCCTGCCGTAA
- the scpB gene encoding SMC-Scp complex subunit ScpB yields MNLNEPRDLAPLLEAFLLASGKPQSLERLYELFEEAERPEPAAFKKALEVLRKSCNGRAFELKEVASGYRLQIREDYAPWVGRLWEERPQRYSRALLETMALIAYRQPITRGEIEDVRGVAVNTNIVKTLLEREWIRIVGYREVPGKPAMFATTKAFLDHFNLKNLDDLPPLAELREMEPAPEPLLELDDAPVPAHLQALADASAEPQEPQEETSFRSLLTELDAMEEGLKTDFDDLVDDTQLDLDDEPLESEPQTPHQ; encoded by the coding sequence ATGAACCTGAACGAACCGCGCGACCTGGCGCCCCTGCTCGAGGCCTTTTTGCTGGCCTCGGGCAAACCGCAATCCCTCGAGCGCCTGTATGAGCTGTTCGAGGAAGCCGAGCGCCCGGAGCCTGCGGCGTTCAAGAAGGCCCTGGAGGTGCTGCGCAAGTCCTGCAACGGCCGCGCCTTCGAGCTCAAGGAAGTGGCCTCGGGTTACCGCCTGCAGATTCGCGAGGACTACGCTCCCTGGGTCGGCCGGCTGTGGGAAGAGCGCCCGCAGCGCTACTCCCGCGCGCTGCTGGAGACCATGGCACTGATCGCCTACCGCCAGCCCATCACCCGCGGCGAGATCGAAGACGTGCGCGGGGTGGCGGTCAACACCAACATCGTCAAGACCCTGCTCGAACGCGAGTGGATCCGCATCGTCGGCTACCGCGAAGTGCCCGGCAAGCCGGCAATGTTCGCCACCACCAAGGCCTTTCTCGATCACTTCAACCTGAAGAATCTCGACGATCTGCCGCCACTGGCCGAACTGCGCGAGATGGAGCCTGCGCCTGAACCGCTGCTGGAGCTGGACGACGCGCCGGTACCGGCGCACCTACAGGCCCTGGCCGATGCCAGTGCCGAGCCGCAGGAGCCCCAGGAAGAAACCAGCTTCCGCAGCCTGTTGACCGAACTGGACGCCATGGAAGAAGGGCTCAAGACCGATTTCGATGACCTGGTCGACGACACCCAACTCGACCTCGACGACGAGCCGCTGGAATCCGAACCGCAGACGCCGCATCAGTAA
- the rluB gene encoding 23S rRNA pseudouridine(2605) synthase RluB, producing MSEKDLQETQPLPPSGEKLQKVLARIGVGSRRDVEAWIGQGRIKVNGVNATLGQRVDLHDAISVDGRVIKREEAAETVRRVIMYNKPDGEICTRDDPEGRPTVFDRLPRPKEGRWINIGRLDINTTGLLMFTTDGELANRLMHPSYEMDREYAVRVRGEVDEDMIARLKAGVVLEDGPARFTDIQEAPGGEGFNHWYHCVVMEGRNREVRRLWESQGLVVSRLKRVRFGPVFLNSDLPMGRWREMSQQEVDILAAEVGLTPVAMPTLNHKSKDKLERLQRKSTRPLGRGERVRTLRPAQDAATGERPARQPRGEAERPARQPRAEAERPARQPRGDERPARQPRGEAPRKDGGRGSAVAERPSDMNKRGKPAPKRPGSTRNKPRP from the coding sequence ATGAGTGAAAAAGACCTGCAAGAAACCCAGCCATTGCCGCCATCAGGCGAGAAACTGCAAAAAGTTCTCGCGCGTATCGGCGTGGGCTCGCGCCGTGACGTCGAGGCCTGGATCGGCCAGGGCCGGATCAAGGTCAATGGCGTCAATGCCACCCTTGGCCAGCGTGTTGACCTGCACGATGCCATTTCGGTCGACGGCCGCGTGATCAAGCGCGAAGAAGCCGCCGAAACCGTGCGTCGGGTGATCATGTATAACAAGCCGGACGGCGAGATCTGCACCCGTGACGACCCGGAAGGCCGTCCGACCGTGTTTGATCGCCTGCCTCGTCCGAAAGAAGGCCGCTGGATCAACATCGGCCGCCTGGACATCAACACCACCGGCCTGCTGATGTTCACCACCGACGGTGAGCTGGCCAACCGCCTGATGCACCCGTCCTACGAAATGGACCGTGAGTATGCGGTGCGTGTGCGTGGTGAAGTCGACGAAGACATGATTGCCCGCCTCAAGGCCGGTGTCGTGCTCGAAGACGGCCCGGCGCGGTTCACCGATATCCAGGAAGCACCGGGTGGTGAAGGTTTCAACCACTGGTACCACTGCGTGGTAATGGAAGGCCGCAACCGTGAAGTGCGTCGCCTGTGGGAATCCCAGGGCCTGGTGGTCAGCCGCCTGAAGCGCGTGCGTTTCGGTCCGGTATTCCTCAACTCCGACCTGCCGATGGGCCGCTGGCGCGAAATGAGCCAGCAGGAAGTCGACATTCTTGCCGCCGAAGTGGGCCTGACGCCTGTCGCCATGCCGACGCTGAACCACAAGTCCAAGGACAAACTGGAGCGCTTGCAGCGCAAATCCACCCGTCCTCTGGGTCGCGGCGAGCGCGTGCGCACCCTGCGTCCGGCACAGGATGCCGCCACCGGTGAGCGTCCTGCACGTCAACCGCGCGGGGAAGCCGAGCGCCCTGCACGCCAACCGCGTGCTGAAGCCGAGCGTCCAGCCCGTCAGCCGCGCGGCGATGAGCGTCCAGCTCGCCAGCCACGGGGTGAAGCCCCACGCAAGGACGGCGGTCGTGGCAGCGCCGTGGCTGAGCGCCCGAGCGACATGAACAAGCGCGGCAAGCCGGCGCCCAAGCGTCCGGGCAGCACCCGTAACAAGCCACGCCCGTAA
- a CDS encoding segregation and condensation protein A: MEVFLEAFEGPLDLLLYLIRKQNVDILDIPVAQITRQYMGYVELMKTVRLELAAEYLVMAAMLAEIKSRMLLPRSAEIEEEEADPRAELIRRLQEYERFKAAAEGIDGLSRVGREVIVPRLDAPQAKARKLLPEVSLEELLVSMAEVLRRGDLFESHQVSREALSTRERMSEVLERLKGGGFVPFVELFTAEEGKLGVVVTFMAILELVKESLIELVQNEPFAPIHVRARAE; the protein is encoded by the coding sequence CTGGAAGTGTTCCTGGAGGCCTTTGAAGGCCCGCTGGACCTGCTGCTGTACCTGATCCGCAAGCAGAACGTCGACATCCTCGATATCCCCGTGGCGCAGATCACCCGCCAGTACATGGGCTACGTCGAACTGATGAAAACCGTGCGCCTGGAGCTGGCTGCCGAGTACCTGGTGATGGCAGCGATGCTGGCCGAGATCAAGTCGAGGATGCTGCTGCCGCGTTCGGCCGAGATCGAGGAAGAGGAAGCCGACCCGCGAGCCGAACTGATCCGCCGCTTGCAGGAGTACGAACGCTTCAAGGCCGCTGCCGAAGGCATCGATGGCCTCAGCCGGGTCGGCCGCGAGGTGATCGTGCCGCGCCTGGACGCCCCGCAGGCCAAGGCGCGCAAGCTGTTGCCCGAGGTCAGCCTGGAAGAACTGCTGGTGTCGATGGCCGAGGTGCTGCGCCGTGGCGACCTGTTCGAAAGCCACCAGGTCAGCCGCGAGGCGCTGTCGACCCGCGAACGCATGAGCGAAGTGCTCGAACGTCTCAAGGGCGGCGGCTTCGTGCCCTTCGTCGAGCTGTTCACTGCCGAGGAGGGCAAGCTCGGGGTGGTGGTGACCTTCATGGCGATTCTCGAACTGGTCAAGGAATCCTTGATCGAACTGGTGCAAAATGAGCCTTTCGCACCGATCCATGTCCGCGCCCGCGCCGAGTAA
- a CDS encoding septation protein A has protein sequence MKQFIDFIPLLLFFIVYKLEPRAVEFAGHSFELGGIYSATAMLIISSLVVYGALFIRQRKLEKGQWLTLVACLVFGGLTLAFHSETFLKWKAPVVNWLFALAFTGSHFIGDRVLIKRIMGHALTLPDPVWTRLNIAWIGFFLFCGAANLFVAFTFQSFWVDFKVFGSLGMTVLFLVAQGVYLSRHLHDSDPTTPPSTPKHEE, from the coding sequence GTGAAACAATTCATCGATTTCATCCCGCTGCTCCTGTTCTTCATCGTCTACAAGCTCGAACCGCGTGCCGTCGAATTCGCCGGGCACAGCTTCGAACTCGGTGGCATCTACAGCGCCACGGCGATGCTGATCATCAGCTCGCTGGTGGTCTACGGCGCCCTGTTCATTCGCCAGCGCAAGCTGGAGAAAGGCCAGTGGCTGACTCTGGTCGCCTGCCTGGTGTTCGGTGGCCTGACCCTGGCCTTCCACAGCGAAACCTTCCTCAAATGGAAGGCGCCAGTGGTCAACTGGCTGTTCGCCCTGGCCTTTACCGGCAGCCACTTCATCGGTGACCGGGTGCTGATCAAGCGTATCATGGGCCATGCCCTGACCCTGCCGGATCCGGTATGGACGCGCCTGAATATCGCCTGGATCGGCTTTTTCCTGTTCTGTGGCGCGGCCAACCTGTTCGTCGCCTTCACCTTCCAGAGTTTCTGGGTCGACTTCAAGGTGTTCGGCAGCCTGGGCATGACCGTGCTGTTCCTGGTGGCGCAGGGCGTCTACCTGTCCCGTCACCTGCACGACAGCGACCCGACCACTCCGCCTTCCACTCCCAAGCACGAGGAATGA
- a CDS encoding fimbria/pilus outer membrane usher protein, whose product MNATDLNKSRANCRDHLLVGLCLGLISLDCIKPARAANEAQGNDTTVFDQQVLRLRGIDPQLAQLFGRQARFAPGRQQVRLSVNGRDKGTLQARFDANGALCFDDALLRLAGINKPADWPTVNDDLQIPRAPDCRDLSEAYPHTQVELDPGQHLVSLLVPDQALERRSDIDDGYSQGGVAGLFNYDVFGSFNRYAGESSRYAAANTEIGLNMDNWILRSRQVHSRSDGRVHSEMLDTYVQRSFARTRSLFQAGEISLVNPVLNGAQIIGAQLTPEYGLLSQLDNASVQGIANSQARVEIRQNGALLYSTVVQPGPFSISNIPRLTSRSDLDVTVIETNGEQRSFRVPANLAAAPRLQSGFSVGAGVVRSYSDENDEPAVLSLGQSAAIGQTASLSSGLIVAQGYRSLGASLDGALTPALSGQAFALGSQATTLDQQGVQLGGQLNWQLHEQWSSLIAGNHRSRGFRELLDSTVRDSDSNPSSYRDQLSTSLRWASPSIGSFSLGYTQTTYYEHDSNQRLFLSWGNSYNGVSVSATVEKSVGNNNGNNDDAVYLSVSLPLGSKGRVRGSVRNRDSGTTSTLNYTEQVSDSLGYRLGAEHRSGDGNNLASAGISALPRYTQLDLNYAGNGDDANYNIGLRGGLALHENGITPSPYPIRDTFAILTVTDTPGVKASTANGPVWTDYGGRAVIPSLSAYGRSPVEVDSQSLPINVNVEEGAAVLKASRGAVPRLTFNAWSVRRMLLTLTDNRGQAITAGASVFDDRGRFINLVQPGGLVFIDNSEAISHLIVSDPQARECRVTLDADPNAPRDTYYSSAQRTCS is encoded by the coding sequence GTGAACGCCACCGACCTTAACAAGAGCAGAGCCAACTGCCGCGATCATCTGCTGGTCGGCCTGTGCCTGGGCCTGATCAGCCTGGACTGCATCAAGCCCGCCCGCGCCGCCAACGAAGCCCAAGGTAACGATACCACCGTGTTCGACCAGCAGGTGCTGCGCCTGCGCGGCATCGATCCGCAGTTGGCGCAGCTGTTCGGCCGCCAGGCACGCTTTGCCCCCGGGCGCCAGCAAGTGCGCCTGAGCGTCAACGGCCGCGACAAAGGTACGCTGCAGGCGCGCTTCGACGCCAATGGCGCACTGTGTTTCGACGACGCCCTGCTGCGCCTGGCCGGCATCAACAAGCCGGCCGACTGGCCAACCGTCAACGACGACCTGCAGATCCCGCGGGCACCGGACTGCCGCGACTTGAGCGAAGCCTACCCGCACACCCAGGTTGAACTGGACCCGGGCCAGCACCTGGTCAGCCTGCTGGTGCCCGACCAGGCTCTGGAGCGGCGCAGCGACATCGATGACGGCTACAGCCAGGGCGGCGTCGCCGGCCTGTTCAACTACGACGTGTTCGGTAGCTTCAACCGTTATGCCGGGGAGTCGAGCCGCTATGCCGCGGCCAACACCGAAATCGGCTTGAACATGGACAACTGGATTTTGCGCAGCCGCCAGGTGCACAGCCGCTCCGATGGCCGGGTGCACAGCGAAATGCTCGACACTTACGTACAACGCAGCTTCGCCCGCACCCGCAGCCTGTTTCAGGCCGGCGAGATCAGCCTGGTCAACCCGGTGCTCAACGGCGCACAGATCATCGGCGCACAACTCACACCCGAGTACGGTCTGCTCTCGCAACTGGACAACGCCAGCGTGCAAGGCATCGCCAACAGCCAGGCGCGGGTGGAGATTCGCCAGAACGGTGCCTTGCTGTATTCCACCGTGGTCCAGCCAGGACCGTTCAGCATCAGCAACATTCCACGTCTGACCTCACGCTCGGACCTCGATGTGACGGTGATCGAAACCAATGGCGAGCAGCGCAGCTTTCGCGTTCCGGCTAACCTGGCGGCGGCGCCACGGCTGCAAAGTGGCTTCAGCGTCGGCGCCGGGGTGGTCAGAAGCTACAGCGACGAAAACGACGAACCTGCGGTACTCAGCCTCGGCCAGAGCGCCGCCATCGGCCAGACCGCCAGCCTCAGCAGCGGCCTGATCGTCGCCCAGGGCTACCGCAGCCTGGGTGCGAGCCTGGACGGCGCCCTGACCCCGGCCCTTAGCGGCCAGGCGTTCGCCCTCGGCTCCCAGGCCACGACCCTGGATCAGCAAGGGGTCCAGCTGGGTGGCCAGCTCAACTGGCAGTTGCACGAACAATGGTCGAGCCTGATCGCCGGCAACCACCGCAGCCGCGGCTTTCGCGAACTGCTCGACAGCACCGTGCGCGACAGTGACAGCAACCCCTCCAGCTACCGCGACCAGCTCAGTACCAGCTTGCGCTGGGCCAGCCCGAGCATCGGCAGTTTCAGCCTTGGCTACACCCAGACCACTTACTACGAACACGACAGCAACCAGCGCCTGTTCCTGTCCTGGGGCAACAGCTACAACGGTGTCAGTGTCTCGGCAACGGTGGAGAAGTCGGTCGGTAACAACAATGGCAACAACGATGACGCTGTGTACCTGAGCGTCAGCCTGCCCCTGGGCAGCAAAGGCCGGGTGCGTGGCAGCGTGCGCAATCGCGACAGCGGCACCACCAGCACACTGAACTACACCGAACAGGTCAGCGACAGCTTGGGTTACCGGCTGGGTGCCGAACACCGCTCAGGCGACGGCAACAACCTGGCCAGCGCCGGTATTTCGGCGTTGCCGCGCTACACCCAGCTTGACCTGAACTACGCCGGCAACGGTGACGACGCCAACTACAACATCGGCCTGCGCGGTGGCCTGGCCCTGCATGAAAACGGCATCACCCCTTCGCCCTATCCGATCCGCGACACCTTTGCGATCCTCACCGTAACCGATACCCCGGGGGTCAAGGCGAGCACCGCCAACGGCCCGGTATGGACCGACTATGGCGGCCGCGCGGTGATTCCTTCGTTGAGTGCCTACGGCCGCAGCCCGGTCGAGGTGGACAGCCAGAGCCTGCCGATCAACGTCAACGTCGAGGAAGGCGCCGCGGTACTCAAGGCCAGCCGTGGCGCGGTACCGCGCCTGACCTTCAACGCCTGGAGCGTGCGCCGGATGCTGCTGACCCTGACCGACAACCGCGGTCAAGCCATCACCGCCGGCGCCTCGGTATTCGATGACCGCGGCCGCTTCATCAACCTGGTGCAACCCGGTGGCCTGGTGTTCATCGACAACAGCGAAGCGATCAGCCATCTGATCGTCAGCGACCCGCAGGCCCGCGAATGCCGGGTCACCCTCGATGCCGATCCGAACGCGCCGCGAGATACCTATTACAGCAGCGCCCAGCGCACCTGCAGCTAG
- a CDS encoding translation initiation factor 2: MRQGPLSLLLCLLLLTPLAQAEEPAGSSTPLSLSAGSQITELQQRLKESERLRETLTQQLHNADSERESAQLTRLRQENQRLKLALKELQASAAPKLITDQQQWFLIGGAVALFAALCGIFASGGHRKRRQWLN; encoded by the coding sequence ATGCGTCAAGGTCCGTTGTCCCTGCTGCTGTGCCTGTTGCTGCTGACCCCATTGGCCCAGGCCGAAGAGCCCGCCGGCTCCAGCACCCCACTGTCGCTCAGCGCCGGTAGCCAGATTACCGAGCTGCAACAGCGCCTGAAGGAAAGCGAGCGCCTGCGCGAAACCCTGACCCAGCAACTGCACAACGCCGACAGCGAACGCGAAAGCGCCCAGCTCACCCGCCTGCGCCAGGAAAACCAGCGCCTGAAGCTGGCGCTCAAGGAATTGCAGGCCAGCGCCGCACCGAAACTCATCACCGACCAGCAACAATGGTTCCTGATTGGTGGCGCAGTTGCCCTGTTTGCGGCACTCTGCGGTATCTTTGCCAGTGGCGGACACAGAAAGCGTCGGCAATGGTTGAATTGA
- a CDS encoding DUF1120 domain-containing protein yields MKAIPLLILGLTGLQLSQTAHADECRLLSSPDVLDYGTLDRSRLNPQQASLALPGQTTQISLSCNSDQDLSLFFRADALDNERWRLAEGSHYRLRASNAAVDGESVELGLLAHPGAVPGPASANLDWRPQQGLVPVRAGQPLRGRTLTLTLTVDAELAAAAFNVRDVIQSSSNGQLHAPASDTSTHLALQWQIRPAACTPHLSNNGVVNYGKISAQSLNAEKRTRLPTRQLNLSISCDSPARYALLMHDNRDGTSLVNSMVFYGLGRDASSNPIGLYEVVFDPQDVSADQLPVVYLTQSTGGGTYWSNASSLKNSIASTTLLAFTDEDNSTKGPVPFRNFNTTINIQPVIAPTQDLDLRQDIPLDGSATIEIIYL; encoded by the coding sequence ATGAAAGCAATACCCCTCCTGATCCTCGGCCTGACCGGCCTGCAGCTGTCGCAGACAGCCCACGCCGACGAGTGCCGACTGCTGAGCAGCCCCGACGTGCTCGACTATGGCACCCTTGACCGTTCCCGGCTGAACCCGCAGCAAGCCAGCCTGGCCCTGCCCGGGCAAACCACGCAAATCAGCCTGAGTTGCAACTCGGACCAGGACCTGAGTCTGTTCTTCAGGGCCGATGCCCTCGACAACGAGCGCTGGCGCCTTGCCGAGGGCAGCCACTACCGCCTGCGTGCGAGCAACGCCGCAGTCGACGGCGAGTCGGTCGAACTGGGTTTGCTGGCCCATCCCGGTGCCGTGCCCGGCCCCGCCAGCGCCAACCTGGATTGGCGCCCACAACAAGGCCTGGTGCCGGTGCGCGCTGGCCAGCCGCTGCGCGGGCGCACCCTGACTCTGACCCTGACCGTGGATGCCGAACTGGCCGCTGCGGCGTTCAACGTGCGCGACGTGATTCAAAGCAGCAGCAATGGCCAGCTGCATGCGCCGGCCAGCGACACCTCCACCCACCTGGCGCTGCAATGGCAGATCCGCCCGGCGGCCTGCACGCCGCATCTGTCGAACAATGGCGTGGTCAACTACGGCAAGATCTCCGCCCAGTCGCTCAATGCCGAAAAACGTACCCGTCTGCCGACCCGGCAACTGAACCTGAGCATCAGTTGCGACAGCCCGGCACGCTACGCCCTGCTCATGCATGACAACCGTGACGGCACCTCGCTGGTCAATTCCATGGTGTTCTATGGCCTGGGGCGCGATGCCTCAAGCAATCCGATCGGCCTGTACGAGGTGGTGTTCGACCCGCAGGATGTCAGTGCCGACCAGCTCCCGGTGGTCTACCTCACCCAGTCCACTGGCGGCGGCACCTACTGGAGCAACGCCAGCAGCCTGAAAAACAGCATCGCCAGCACCACCTTGCTGGCCTTCACCGACGAGGACAACAGCACCAAGGGCCCGGTGCCGTTTCGCAACTTCAACACCACCATCAACATCCAGCCAGTGATCGCCCCGACCCAGGACCTGGACCTGCGCCAGGACATTCCCCTGGATGGCTCGGCAACCATTGAAATCATCTACCTGTAA